One stretch of Zingiber officinale cultivar Zhangliang chromosome 6B, Zo_v1.1, whole genome shotgun sequence DNA includes these proteins:
- the LOC121989800 gene encoding pentatricopeptide repeat-containing protein At4g30825, chloroplastic-like — MGSLKIAAGWDVHELKQRSQLGNPNSCAVALLCFDSSKSGFGFRFIVGKKKAGKQGSSRLNVGNREKTSLISSYEDASGLSLKRSVRLENFVVCGLDRNDGSILANGSVNKNDGNMNLKNPVSKTLDLQDKTTSPRNRRKIWNRLQRMQKASQQKVSSVIPTSKDVFEKRIAEGDIDAGESNANPDSSMEHCNSILKRLEKRSEEKTVQFFEWMRQYGKVGENIDAYCLVLRALARKEDWSRASMLIQEMTSESLCELDVKVFNPLIYVCAKRGLVGWGTKWFHMMLEKGIDPNVATIGMLMALYQKKSCLSQAEFAFGHMRRLKLKCIKAYSSMITICTRLRLYHKSEDIIRVMNEEKILPDTENWLVRLNAYCQQGKTEEAEAVLKSMLETGMPPNIIAYNTLITGYGRVANMKAAKHLFQNLKSVGLNPDETTYRSMVEGFGRTDNYEEALWYYEKLKSLGFHPNSSNFYTLINLQAKYGDVMGTTQTLEDMRIAGCQYSSIVSSLLQAYEKAGRIESVPQILKASFYQKILLDATSCSILAIAYVKNSLIDDALRVLKEKKWEDTSFEENLYHLLICSCKESSHYENAVKIYLQMSDSGFNQNLHITCSMIDIYSAMDRFNEAEKLYLKLKDNSVTLDMIAYSIVVRMYIRAGSLENACVVLEMMEKEKNVVPDTFLFRDMLRTYQQCGMTHKLANVYYWILKSGVVWDEAMYNCVINCCARALPVDELSRLFEEMMRNGCAINTVTFNVMLDVYGKTGMLKKAWKVFCVAHKQGLADVISYNTIIAAYGKSKDFQSMETVIDKMQSSGHPVSLEAYNCLLDAYGKDNRLVEFHDILRKMKEAQCISDHYTYNIMINIYGTKGWIKEVACVLAELKNRGLEPDLYSYNTLIKAYGIAGMVEEAVNVVQEMRSRGIRPDRITYSNLITSLQKNESFLEAVKWSLWMKQMESHSELCPS; from the coding sequence ATGGGTTCGCTGAAGATTGCTGCCGGTTGGGATGTCCACGAGCTGAAGCAACGCAGTCAATTGGGGAACCCTAACTCGTGTGCGGTCGCTTTGCTTTGTTTCGACTCATCAAAATCAGGCTTTGGCTTCAGGTTCATCGTGGGCAAGAAGAAAGCAGGCAAGCAGGGTTCGAGCCGACTGAATGTAGGTAATCGGGAGAAGACTAGTTTGATTTCTTCTTATGAAGACGCGAGTGGTTTGTCGCTCAAACGTAGTGTTCGATTGGAGAATTTTGTGGTTTGTGGATTGGATAGGAACGATGGGTCCATTTTGGCCAATGGATCTGTCAACAAAAATGACGGGAATATGAACCTCAAGAATCCGGTCTCAAAGACGTTGGATCTTCAGGATAAGACCACAAGTCCAAGGAACAGGAGGAAAATATGGAATCGGCTCCAGAGAATGCAGAAAGCATCACAGCAGAAAGTTTCAAGTGTTATTCCTACAAGCAAGGATGTGTTTGAGAAAAGGATTGCTGAAGGCGATATTGATGCAGGAGAATCTAATGCTAATCCTGATTCTAGTATGGAACACTGTAACTCTATTCTTAAGCGCCTTGAGAAGAGAAGTGAGGAAAAGACAGTGCAGTTCTTTGAATGGATGAGGCAGTATGGAAAAGTCGGAGAAAATATTGATGCTTATTGCTTAGTATTGCGAGCCTTGGCGAGGAAGGAGGATTGGTCTAGAGCCAGTATGTTAATTCAGGAAATGACTTCTGAGTCCCTGTGTGAATTGGATGTTAAGGTCTTCAATCCACTAATATATGTATGTGCCAAAAGGGGGCTAGTTGGATGGGGAACAAAATGGTTTCACATGATGTTGGAGAAGGGCATTGATCCTAATGTTGCTACGATTGGCATGCTTATGGCACTTTACCAAAAGAAGTCTTGTCTTTCTCAAGCTGAATTTGCATTTGGTCACATGAGAAGATTGAAATTGAAATGCATCAAAGCATACTCATCCATGATCACCATTTGCACGCGCCTCAGGCTGTACCACAAATCAGAAGATATCATCAGGGTTATGAACGAAGAGAAAATCCTTCCAGATACAGAGAACTGGTTAGTGCGCCTTAATGCTTACTGTCAACAAGGTAAAACAGAAGAGGCTGAAGCTGTGTTGAAGTCCATGCTCGAAACTGGGATGCCTCCCAATATTATTGCATATAATACCTTGATCACTGGGTATGGGAGGGTTGCTAACATGAAGGCTGCAAAgcatttatttcaaaatcttaaaagtGTTGGTTTAAATCCCGATGAAACCACCTATAGGTCCATGGTTGAAGGTTTTGGCAGAACTGACAACTATGAGGAAGCATTGTGGTACTATGAGAAACTTAAAAgtttaggatttcacccaaacTCTTCCAACTTCTATACTCTAATTAATCTGCAAGCTAAATATGGGGATGTGATGGGCACTACTCAAACACTTGAAGATATGAGAATAGCAGGTTGCCAATATTCTTCAATTGTTAGTAGTCTTCTTCAGGCTTATGAAAAGGCAGGAAGGATAGAAAGTGTGCCTCAAATTCTAAAGGCAtctttttatcagaaaatattgTTAGATGCTACGTCATGTTCTATTTTAGCTATTGCCTATGTGAAAAATTCATTGATTGATGATGCTTTAAGAGTTTTAAAGGAGAAAAAATGGGAAGATACTAGTTTTGAAGAAAACTTGTATCATCTATTAATATGTTCTTGCAAGGAGTCTAGCCATTACGAGAATGCAGTCAAGATCTATCTGCAGATGTCTGATTCTGGGTTTAATCAAAATCTTCATATAACATGTTCTATGATTGATATCTACAGTGCCATGGATAGGTTTAATGAAGCTGAGAAGTTGTACCTAAAGTTGAAAGATAACAGTGTCACCCTTGATATGATTGCCTATAGTATAGTGGTGAGGATGTATATCCGAGCAGGGTCCCTGGAGAATGCTTGTGTGGTATTGGAAATGATGGAGAAAGAGAAGAATGTAGTCCCCGATACATTTCTATTCCGTGACATGCTTCGGACCTATCAACAATGTGGCATGACACATAAGTTGGCAAATGTCTACTATTGGATACTTAAAAGTGGAGTTGTATGGGATGAGGCAATGTACAATTGTGTTATAAACTGTTGTGCCCGTGCCTTACCTGTGGATGAGCTCTCAAGGTTGTTTGAGGAAATGATGCGGAATGGGTGTGCCATCAACACTGTAACTTTCAATGTAATGCTAGATGTCTATGGAAAAACCGGAATGCTTAAGAAGGCTTGGAAAGTATTTTGCGTGGCCCACAAGCAGGGGTTGGCAGATGTTATTTCCTACAACACCATCATAGCAGCATACGGAAAAAGCAAGGATTTCCAGAGCATGGAAACTGTTATTGACAAAATGCAATCTTCAGGTCACCCTGTTTCCTTGGAAGCATATAACTGCCTGCTGGATGCATATGGAAAAGATAACCGACTGGTGGAGTTCCATGATATTTTGCGTAAGATGAAGGAAGCTCAGTGTATTTCTGATCATTATACTTACAACATTATGATAAACATCTACGGGACAAAGGGCTGGATCAAAGAGGTTGCTTGTGTGCTTGCTGAACTGAAGAATCGTGGGCTTGAACCTGATTTGTATAGTTACAACACCTTGATCAAGGCATATGGAATTGCTGGAATGGTAGAAGAGGCTGTTAATGTGGTACAAGAAATGAGGAGTAGAGGGATTAGACCTGACAGAATAACATATTCCAACCTCATAACCTCCCTCCAAAAGAACGAAAGTTTCCTAGAGGCTGTTAAATGGTCACTGTGGATGAAGCAGATGGAATCTCATTCTGAGCTCTGCCCATCATAG
- the LOC121989801 gene encoding putative leucine-rich repeat receptor-like serine/threonine-protein kinase At2g24130, protein MDCHMIVLVKFALLLFIPSVLPLHQSGTIWTDQSALLEFKKGIISDPENALSNWSRQNHVCEWNGIICSLSPQRVNRVTLKGFIPSKLGYHLPWLTNLLLYSNQLVGGIPAYLTNSTMLEEIDIENNSFGGILPSYILMQLSSLKLLHLSYNNFSSDDRNSNLVPFFDAISNLTHLEELELASNHLGGELPATIGLLGVNLSEIDLGHNQIQGTIPANLTKLVTLEWLDLSNNLLHGSIPSEILLMPKLLRLWLSNNSLSGEIPSPALSQIGLLDLSKNKLNGTIPAAFADLTQLRQLKLSENQLTGTIPPSLGDTKLELLDLSYNRLTGDIPAQVASLSSLLVYFNLSHNLLQGQLPAELRQMNKVGAIDLSSNNFSGEIPQSLGGCVVIELLDLSHNSLQGSIPQSIGSLLSIKTLDLSFNQLSGPIPDSLRRCSSLRLLDISFNNFSGPLPEGGIFNLLTSDRIRGNRFCGSLPGNGIPSCRHKRGLMHSRLGLILLVSIVTVVAFMATVICGTVYMIMRKRSRRRREGDDPSKNLFLSITSGFPRITYRELVEATGGFEESRLVGSGGFGQVYRGVLRDGTAVAVKVLQLQSGNSTRSFKRECQVLKNIRHRNLMRIITACSLPDFKALVLPFMANGSLESHLYPKGEPSSRLSLQERVNICSDVAEGLAYLHHHSPAKVVHCDLKPSNILLNDDMTALVSDFGIARLVMTAEEGSAEAATATANSTANFLHGSIGYVAPEYGYGRSASTKGDVYSFGILVLEMVTGKRPTDDMFGEGVSLQRWARRGCQSKLEAAVDATMMREVSDRSQEVKKMWEIAIAELLELGLVCSNESPADRPTMLDAADDLDRLKQYLAGDATATFTSSIGMSSASVGAASSDYG, encoded by the exons ATGGATTGCCACATGATTGTCTTGGTTAAATttgctctcctcctcttcattcCATCTGTTCTTCCTTTGCATCAGAGTGGCACAATTTGGACAGACCAATCTGCGCTTCTGGAGTTCAAGAAAGGCATAATTTCTGATCCGGAAAACGCGCTCAGCAACTGGAGTCGGCAGAATCATGTCTGCGAGTGGAATGGCATCATCTGTAGCCTAAGCCCTCAAAGAGTGAATAGAGTTACTCTTAAAG GTTTCATTCCTTCAAAGCTTGGATACCATCTTCCTTGGTTGACTAACCTTCTTTTGTATTCCAACCAACTCGTCGGTGGCATCCCTGCATACCTCACCAATTCAACAATGCTGGAGGAGATTGACATTGAGAACAACTCGTTCGGCGGGATATTACCATCGTACATCTTGATGCAGTTGTCTTCTTTGAAGCTACTCCACCTTTCCTATAACAATTTCTCTAGTGACGATCGCAACTCCAATCTTGTCCCCTTCTTTGACGCCATTTCAAACTTGACTCATCTGGAGGAGCTAGAACTGGCAAGTAATCATCTGGGAGGAGAACTGCCTGCAACTATTGGTCTTTTAGGTGTCAATCTCTCTGAGATAGATCTCGGTCACAATCAAATTCAAGGAACAATCCCTGCAAACTTGACAAAGCTTGTCACTTTGGAATGGCTAGATCTGTCAAACAATCTTTTGCATGGTTCAATTCCGTCAGAAATACTCCTGATGCCTAAGTTACTGAGGCTCTGGCTGTCCAACAACTCCTTGTCTGGAGAAATCCCTTCTCCTGCTCTAAGTCAAATTGGCCTCCTCGACTTATCAAAAAACAAGCTCAATGGTACAATTCCAGCAGCCTTTGCAGATCTAACTCAACTGCGACAGCTCAAACTAAGCGAAAACCAGCTCACCGGAACCATACCTCCAAGCCTAGGAGACACAAAGTTGGAGCTCTTAGACCTGTCCTACAATAGGCTCACAGGAGATATTCCAGCTCAAGTTGCGAGCTTGAGTTCACTGCTCGTATATTTCAATCTGTCACACAACTTATTACAAGGGCAGCTGCCCGCAGAGCTGAGACAGATGAACAAGGTTGGCGCAATCGATCTGTCATCCAACAACTTCAGCGGTGAGATTCCTCAAAGCTTGGGAGGCTGTGTGGTAATTGAGCTGCTGGACTTGTCGCACAACAGTTTACAAGGATCAATTCCTCAGTCAATTGGAAGCCTGTTAAGCATCAAAACACTGGACTTGTCTTTTAACCAGCTTTCAGGACCAATTCCAGACTCTCTGCGGCGCTGCTCCAGCCTCAGACTACTCGACATCTCCTTCAACAACTTCTCCGGACCCTTACCCGAAGGTGGAATCTTCAACTTGTTGACGTCTGATCGGATCAGAGGTAACCGTTTCTGTGGCTCGCTGCCTGGAAATGGAATTCCCAGTTGTCGACACAAGAGAGGCCTAATGCATTCTCGCCTGGGACTGATATTGCTGGTCAGCATTGTGACTGTCGTAGCTTTCATGGCCACTGTCATATGTGGAACAGTTTACATGATCATGAGAAAAAGGAGTAGGAGAAGACGCGAAGGAGACGATCCAAGCAAGAATCTTTTCTTGAGTATTACCTCGGGCTTTCCGAGAATTACTTACAGAGAGCTCGTGGAGGCAACGGGAGGGTTCGAGGAGAGCAGATTGGTAGGATCCGGCGGCTTCGGCCAAGTCTACAGGGGAGTGCTTAGAGACGGCACGGCGGTAGCAGTCAAAGTCCTACAACTGCAATCCGGCAACTCCACGAGGAGCTTCAAGAGGGAATGCCAGGTCCTGAAGAACATTCGGCACAGGAACCTGATGAGGATCATCACCGCGTGCAGTCTCCCGGATTTCAAGGCCCTGGTTCTCCCGTTCATGGCGAACGGAAGCCTGGAGAGCCATCTCTATCCGAAGGGGGAGCCGAGCTCGCGGCTGAGCTTGCAGGAGCGGGTCAACATCTGCAGTGACGTCGCCGAGGGCCTGGCCTATCTGCACCACCATTCGCCGGCCAAGGTCGTGCATTGCGATCTCAAGCCCAGCAATATTCTACTCAACGACGACATGACCGCGCTGGTGTCGGACTTCGGGATCGCGAGGTTGGTGATGACGGCGGAAGAAGGGAGCGCGGAGGCCGCGACGGCGACAGCCAACTCAACCGCCAACTTtctccatggatcgattggctaTGTTGCTCCAG AGTATGGTTATGGGAGAAGCGCATCGACCAAGGGCGACGTCTACAGCTTTGGGATTCTCGTGCTCGAGATGGTCACCGGAAAGAGGCCGACCGACGACATGTTCGGGGAAGGCGTGAGCTTGCAGAGGTGGGCGAGGCGGGGGTGCCAGAGCAAGCTGGAAGCGGCGGTGGACGCGACGATGATGAGGGAGGTGAGCGATCGAAGCCAGGAGGTGAAGAAGATGTGGGAGATCGCGATCGCGGAGCTGCTCGAGCTGGGGCTCGTCTGCTCCAACGAGAGCCCAGCAGATCGGCCGACGATGCTCGACGCCGCCGACGATCTGGACCGGCTCAAGCAATACCTCGCCGGCGACGCCACAGCGACGTTCACGTCGAGCATCGGGATGTCGTCGGCCAGCGTCGGAGCCGCCTCGTCGGACTACGGGTAG